AAAAAGAAGAAGGCTATTTTTTTTATCTAAACCAATTAGAAAATGCCATCGATGTTCAAATGACGATCTCCCATCATTATGATCGCTATTTAACGTCAGCATTAAGGATCTCAAGTAACGTTAAACAATTAGAATGTAAAACGCCTGAAATGAAGTTTGTAAAGCGGTATTACCTTCAAGGGGTCTCCCAGCATCTGAAAACAGTTGAGGCTATTGAACCTCATATTGATGCCATTAACAATGACTCCCATCCTTTAACTGTTATTACTGAATTTAACGAGGGGATCACATCAGGTCATGAGGAAATTGCGCTGGCATTCATCCAAATTTTAAAAATAGCCGAAAAAACCGACATCGATAACGAACCCGACCTAAAACCACTAAAAGACCATGTCCACCTTTATTTTGAAGCTAGTTAGGCCTCTCGCTTAGAACGGGGTTATGGTTTATGGGTTGTTCTTGAACGCTAAGATTCTTACTACCGCTCTCAAAACGATACAACTGGTCCCAAATTGGGTAATCTCTCACCTATTGAGAGGTAAAAGCGCTAAGTCGCCTATCTTTCTCTTACAATGCAAGTGATGAGATAGGCGATTTTTTCTGTCCTTTGTCCACCATTTTCTTGGCTACTTTCAATCCGACCGCTATCCGGTACGAATAATTAAGAAGTAAATTTTAGGATAAGAACGCAGTCTGAAGATCCGCTTTTACGCAGTTTTATTGAGCAAAAGTTAGCTGAAGACAAGCTCTCGGGGAAAAGTCCGTCTAAAGTGAAAGTCATTGGCATTACTCGAATGTTGACATCTTATTTTGACTTATGACTTTCACTCATTAAAGTAAATAATTATTGTTCTTATGATCCTATATATCGTTTAAACACAGGTTTATTGACTTATCCACCTATCCAGTCTTCTCTTTTTTTATAGTTTGTTTAAGTAATGGTTTCATTGAATAGACGCTAACAATTGCTCCAGCTCCAACGCCGATCCAGAAAGTAATAAAACGAAAGAGAATAGCAAATGTCCCTGCTACTTCCAGAGGAATCCCTAAGCCGGTCATAAATGTCACCATTGTCACCTCAAATGTTCCAATACCTCCCGGCGTAAGAGGGAGTAGTGCCACTCCATACGAAATAACCACAACCGCAATAATATTAATAAAAGACAAATCAAAGGGTAACGTAGCTGCCAAGATGGCTCCCTTTAACGGAAAAAGAAGCCAAATAACGATGGAGAGTCCTCCTTGTATGACTATTTCTTTCGTTTCTATTATGGTTAATTCTTTTAGAATAGACTCTTTTAATCGCGTTTTTAGTACACCCTTCCATAACAGTATTCCCACCCCTGTTAAACCTGCCAAGCTAATTAAACAGATGAAAACCCCATTCATAACAGACAATGTCATGTTTTTAAAATACTGATTTAATTGAGCAAATACCATATACACAGACAGAAAAATTAATGGACAAAATGCGACGAAGCTAATACTCTTTTGCAAAGTAATAAGGACCATTGCTTTTGTAAAAGATACCCCATAGTGTTGTTTGAAGTAAGCACCTTTGAAGGCTTCACTTCCCAATTTAGCCGAAGGCGTAATCCCTTCTATAAAAGCACACATTAGCAATAGCTTAAAAAGTTCTTTAAGTGTTGTTTCACACTGTGGTTTTAAAAGGCGCTTCCATTGCCATGCCATTAAACAGAAACTTAAAAATTGAAGAAACACAAGACATAGTAACCCCGCTACAGACACATGACGAAGCGCTTCCCACCAATTACTCCATGCAAAAGAAGAAAAAATATATAAACATATCCCAATGATGATAGCGATAGCTAAAATTCGTTTCACGCTAAATACTCATGTTGGATGTGCTTCACAAAAAGGATTGAAGCAGCAATCATTTTTCCTGAGTGGGCAACGGCAGCTGTCGCCCTTGCGTACTCACTTTCTTCAAGAACTGAGTAATGGTGTTTGACACGCGTCTTGGGCTGTCGAACAATGAGTCTTGCTGTACTAGCCATAGAACCATGCAGATAGTCCTTTATCCTATCTAGCGGAGCAACTTGCATAGCTAAATGAATCACTGAAAAATGCCTTGGGCACACGTCTAAGCCGTTTTGATGTAAAACTGTTACATGATCCTCAAGGCCCATTAGCTTTACAAACTTAGTTGCTTGAGAAATGACTGCATGCTCTTTATCTATAACAGTAACCTGTGCGCCTGTTTTAGCAGCAAATAAACAAGCAGAAAAAGGGGTTGCGCCTCCACCAATACACAATACACGATCATGTGCAGTCATTTGGCAAAGCGCGATTTCTTTCTCAATGACAGACTGATAGTACCAAGCAACAACAGACGCACACGGCGGTATCGTACAACACGCTTGCTCACATAATTTCGTACAATACGTTATAATTGACATAGTTAGTAGCCTCCTCCTGCCAAAAACCATTCTGCTGCTGTTATGAGGAAATTCATCATACCTCCTACTAAAAATGCCAGTAAGATTGTCGCTCCTGAAATAGACAGCGCCCATTTCAACTTAAATTCTTTCACTAAAACAAAAAAGACACTCATGCATGGGATATAGAGGAGAGCAACTACTGCGCCGACAAACATTTGTCCTAACGTTAAACCCATCCCTAAAAGCGGAAGAACTGCCAGCTCTCTCCTTACAACTCCAAGAATTAAGGCAACACTCGCTTCAGCAGGCAGCCCTAGCCAATTGACAACGAGAGGTTCAATAAGAAAACTCACGTATG
The genomic region above belongs to Bacillus sp. A301a_S52 and contains:
- a CDS encoding flippase-like domain-containing protein → MKRILAIAIIIGICLYIFSSFAWSNWWEALRHVSVAGLLCLVFLQFLSFCLMAWQWKRLLKPQCETTLKELFKLLLMCAFIEGITPSAKLGSEAFKGAYFKQHYGVSFTKAMVLITLQKSISFVAFCPLIFLSVYMVFAQLNQYFKNMTLSVMNGVFICLISLAGLTGVGILLWKGVLKTRLKESILKELTIIETKEIVIQGGLSIVIWLLFPLKGAILAATLPFDLSFINIIAVVVISYGVALLPLTPGGIGTFEVTMVTFMTGLGIPLEVAGTFAILFRFITFWIGVGAGAIVSVYSMKPLLKQTIKKEKTG